A window of Psychromonas sp. CNPT3 contains these coding sequences:
- the vasI gene encoding type VI secretion system-associated protein VasI: protein MMRKRSLRLLLCSGYAFLLYCLSFNVLAAEVTSVNNNGSVMHEQVCTKIEGRLQRLKCFDETFNTPIEYMQQKTKVIITPTRSEVWKRAFTGESTRKNKRGFNLTYADINNKKADMWLTATSKGVYHSDPSSLLLLAKPLTEKTSKNKQLPILMLSCLDNISRVEIVLPKAIKSARIGITIPGNPALTQIWSSDNSGFIIRSGRGLTAIEIMKTMLDNTQLVFRSNSAEIDGLYFDTKDLSQSIKPLRKACRW, encoded by the coding sequence ATGATGAGAAAAAGATCATTACGTTTACTACTTTGTTCAGGTTATGCCTTTTTATTATATTGCTTGTCTTTTAATGTGTTAGCGGCTGAAGTTACGAGTGTTAACAACAACGGATCGGTAATGCATGAGCAAGTATGTACTAAAATTGAAGGTCGATTACAGCGTTTAAAATGTTTTGATGAAACGTTTAATACACCTATTGAATACATGCAACAAAAGACTAAAGTGATAATAACGCCAACAAGATCGGAGGTGTGGAAGCGAGCGTTTACGGGAGAGTCAACTCGAAAAAACAAACGTGGTTTTAATTTAACTTATGCAGATATTAATAATAAAAAGGCAGACATGTGGTTAACGGCAACGAGTAAAGGTGTATATCACTCAGATCCATCCTCATTGTTGTTATTAGCTAAGCCATTGACTGAAAAAACATCTAAAAACAAACAATTACCTATTTTGATGTTGAGCTGTTTAGACAATATCAGTCGTGTGGAGATAGTATTACCTAAAGCAATTAAGAGTGCACGAATAGGTATTACGATACCGGGAAATCCAGCTTTAACTCAAATCTGGAGTAGTGATAATAGTGGTTTTATTATTCGCTCTGGGCGGGGTCTCACTGCGATTGAGATAATGAAAACGATGCTAGATAACACGCAGTTAGTGTTTCGTTCCAATAGCGCTGAGATAGATGGTCTTTATTTTGATACAAAGGATCTGAGTCAGTCAATAAAGCCGTTACGTAAAGCATGTCGTTGGTAG
- the tssH gene encoding type VI secretion system ATPase TssH translates to MIRIELPTLIGKLNAQTKLALEQAASVCISRQNSEVTFEHLLFSLLENPLSDVRVLIKQAGLDHDVLKQKIGAVMARSNDSHETYPAFSPLLVELLQDAWLLSSIELNETELRSGAIFLAALLRSDRYLEFSLHDLLKSFNCETLRKNFSILTSGSTESPAPLDTSKSVSVLNDSTTALSRFCCNFTEQARKGELDPVICRDAEINLMIDILCRRRKNNPIVVGDAGVGKSAVVEGLALRIVENKVPESLRDVELMSLDLGRLQAGASVKGEFEKRLKGLIDEVKASSTPIILFIDEAHTLIGAGNQDGNDAANLLKPALARGELCTIAATTWKEYKKYFEKDPALNRRFQLVKLDEPSVEQAVDILRGLHQVYEKAHKVLISDEALRAAAELSARYVSGRQLPDKAIDVLDTACARIAINLSSPPRRIGELENICYQRQLEINMLNRQKKLARNIDEERLDELLKLEVETRALIKKLHDAWEIQREVVEKVIIIRQSILDDSVAISTGIDSDTDSDTDTDVSVETESTNIAVESASIAPQKKTPEQENELREQLKSLYAELAAIPHSEVLMHPEVDAEQIAEVIADWTGVPVEQMNADELTKITNLPQLLGATIKGQDTALATIHRHMLTSRADLRRPGRPKGAFLLVGPSGVGKTETVLQLAEKLYGGRQFLTTINMSEYQEKHTVSRLIGSPPGYVGFGEGGVLTEAIRKMPYSIVLLDEVEKAHPDVLNLFYQAFDKGEMADGEGRLIDCQNIVFFLTSNLAYQSIVDHRIETGIIEDKIYPELAAFFKPALLARMEVVVYRPLGESILKQIICGKLSRLETLFMSRYKAEVKIDDSLIDEILRRSTRSENGARMLEAIIEGQMLPAISLALLNKLAAREDVHRIYLTVKDGEFFGEVE, encoded by the coding sequence GTGATAAGAATCGAACTGCCAACATTAATTGGTAAATTAAATGCGCAAACGAAGCTTGCTTTAGAGCAAGCTGCATCGGTATGTATTAGTCGTCAAAATTCAGAAGTAACATTTGAGCATTTGCTTTTTAGTTTACTTGAAAATCCATTATCGGATGTTCGAGTATTAATTAAACAAGCGGGTCTAGATCATGATGTTCTAAAGCAAAAGATTGGTGCAGTGATGGCTCGTAGTAACGATAGTCACGAGACTTACCCCGCTTTTTCGCCATTATTAGTTGAATTATTACAAGATGCGTGGTTATTAAGCTCAATTGAACTTAATGAGACAGAGCTACGTTCAGGGGCTATTTTTTTAGCCGCGTTATTACGCTCGGATCGTTACTTAGAATTTAGCTTACATGATTTATTAAAATCTTTTAATTGTGAGACGTTGCGTAAGAATTTTTCGATCTTAACCTCTGGCTCTACAGAGTCTCCAGCTCCGCTCGATACGTCTAAATCAGTATCGGTATTGAATGATTCAACGACTGCTTTATCACGTTTTTGTTGTAATTTTACTGAGCAAGCACGAAAAGGTGAGTTAGATCCGGTGATATGCCGGGATGCTGAAATTAACTTAATGATTGATATATTGTGTCGTCGTCGTAAAAATAATCCTATTGTAGTAGGCGATGCAGGTGTAGGTAAAAGTGCTGTTGTCGAAGGCTTAGCATTGCGTATTGTTGAAAATAAAGTGCCGGAGTCATTGCGTGACGTTGAATTAATGTCATTGGATTTGGGACGTTTGCAAGCGGGAGCGTCGGTAAAAGGTGAATTTGAAAAACGTTTAAAAGGGCTTATTGATGAAGTAAAAGCATCATCAACACCGATAATTTTATTTATAGATGAGGCGCATACTTTAATAGGAGCGGGTAATCAAGATGGTAATGATGCGGCGAACTTATTGAAACCAGCACTTGCCCGAGGTGAATTATGTACGATAGCGGCCACTACTTGGAAAGAATACAAAAAATATTTTGAAAAAGATCCCGCCTTAAATCGTCGTTTTCAACTCGTAAAATTAGATGAGCCTAGCGTAGAGCAAGCGGTGGATATTTTACGTGGTTTGCATCAAGTTTATGAGAAAGCGCATAAGGTACTTATCAGTGATGAGGCGCTTCGAGCTGCCGCTGAGCTATCGGCTCGTTACGTATCGGGTCGTCAACTTCCCGATAAAGCGATTGATGTACTTGATACTGCCTGTGCTCGTATAGCAATTAATTTGAGCTCTCCTCCTCGTCGCATTGGCGAACTTGAAAATATTTGTTATCAACGCCAACTTGAAATTAACATGTTAAATCGTCAAAAAAAGTTAGCTCGAAATATTGATGAAGAGCGTTTAGACGAATTATTAAAATTAGAAGTAGAGACGCGAGCATTGATTAAAAAGTTGCATGATGCTTGGGAGATACAGCGTGAAGTAGTTGAGAAAGTGATTATTATCCGCCAAAGTATTTTAGATGATAGTGTTGCGATATCGACAGGTATTGATAGCGATACAGATAGCGATACAGATACCGATGTTAGCGTTGAAACAGAATCGACTAACATTGCAGTTGAAAGTGCATCTATTGCGCCACAAAAAAAGACGCCAGAGCAAGAGAATGAGTTACGTGAACAGTTAAAGAGTCTATATGCAGAGCTTGCCGCTATCCCTCATAGCGAAGTGTTAATGCACCCGGAAGTAGATGCAGAGCAAATAGCAGAGGTCATTGCGGATTGGACGGGTGTACCCGTTGAGCAAATGAATGCAGACGAACTCACTAAAATAACTAATTTACCGCAGTTACTCGGTGCAACAATAAAAGGTCAAGATACTGCACTCGCTACAATTCATCGACATATGTTAACTTCACGTGCAGATTTGCGTCGACCAGGTAGACCCAAAGGTGCTTTTTTATTAGTGGGTCCAAGTGGAGTAGGAAAAACAGAAACTGTTTTGCAATTAGCTGAAAAGTTATATGGCGGACGGCAATTTCTGACCACAATAAACATGTCAGAATATCAAGAAAAGCATACTGTATCTCGTTTAATCGGTTCGCCTCCTGGTTATGTTGGTTTTGGTGAAGGTGGCGTATTAACCGAAGCTATTCGTAAAATGCCATATTCAATTGTTTTACTTGATGAAGTCGAAAAGGCACACCCTGATGTATTAAATTTATTTTACCAAGCATTTGATAAAGGTGAGATGGCTGATGGTGAAGGTCGCTTGATTGATTGTCAAAATATTGTTTTCTTTTTAACTTCAAATTTGGCTTATCAAAGCATTGTTGACCATCGCATTGAAACAGGAATAATTGAAGATAAAATTTATCCTGAGTTGGCGGCTTTCTTTAAACCTGCGTTACTCGCACGCATGGAAGTTGTTGTCTATCGACCACTTGGAGAGTCTATTTTAAAACAAATAATTTGTGGAAAATTATCTCGTTTAGAAACGTTATTTATGAGTCGTTATAAGGCTGAAGTAAAAATAGATGACTCCTTAATAGATGAAATTTTGCGTCGTTCAACACGTTCTGAAAATGGTGCTCGAATGTTAGAAGCCATTATTGAAGGTCAAATGTTACCTGCAATATCACTTGCATTATTAAATAAATTAGCGGCTCGTGAAGATGTACATCGTATTTATTTGACAGTGAAAGACGGCGAGTTTTTTGGTGAAGTGGAGTAA
- a CDS encoding sigma-54 interaction domain-containing protein: protein MVQWLKIASELTAIHDCNELALKFIEALKTELHLSAAHILFPCADGRNLMAINHPQKLLWGVNDFDSPFAHALQSASLMRLDAKRLLYWRSNSAFCALMSNISRTDSVLILPLCEVENKVKALLVVMAPPAIIDAVLAENDCIQFSKLFLRHWQMIQDKGQQENQKTVLNESITRLRQQESQRGMSINLTSKLIGSSDLINRLRTQIVTAAQSGLSVLIQGETGTGKELVARAVHDLSARNKGSFIAINCAATPESLLESEWFGHAKGAFSGAERKKKGLVEEADGGTLFLDEIGDMPLALQAKLLRVLETHKFRPVGSEKEISSDFRLVAATHVNLRSRVESGDFRHDLYYRLYQYPLLLPTLKERADDISELALHFVDKFNEDHKTNIRGICYSALDHLCSYSFPGNVRELRHLIEFACAQTANGEEVGIESFDDRALILGLETDISMTAVDEVKKKKKQIIDIRNLKLALQNYEREIIRSRLLQFSGDRTKAAESLGLPKRTLAGKCLKFKLKVK, encoded by the coding sequence ATGGTTCAGTGGCTTAAAATAGCAAGTGAATTAACCGCTATACATGACTGTAATGAATTGGCACTTAAATTTATTGAGGCATTAAAGACCGAGTTACATTTGTCTGCTGCGCACATATTATTTCCGTGTGCCGATGGGCGAAACTTAATGGCGATTAATCATCCTCAAAAGTTACTTTGGGGGGTTAATGATTTTGATAGCCCTTTTGCACACGCGTTGCAATCTGCATCTTTAATGCGACTTGATGCGAAACGATTACTTTATTGGCGCTCTAATTCGGCTTTTTGCGCTTTAATGAGCAATATTTCACGTACGGATAGTGTCTTGATCTTGCCTCTTTGCGAGGTAGAAAATAAGGTAAAAGCATTATTAGTTGTGATGGCGCCACCTGCAATTATTGACGCGGTGCTAGCTGAAAATGACTGTATACAATTTAGTAAATTATTTCTTCGTCATTGGCAAATGATCCAAGATAAAGGTCAACAAGAAAATCAAAAAACAGTTTTAAATGAGTCTATTACACGTTTACGTCAACAAGAGAGTCAACGTGGAATGTCAATTAATTTAACCAGTAAATTAATTGGTAGCAGTGATCTAATTAATCGATTACGCACTCAAATCGTCACTGCTGCACAATCAGGGCTGAGCGTACTAATACAAGGTGAAACGGGTACGGGTAAAGAGCTTGTAGCGCGTGCAGTACATGACTTATCTGCTCGTAATAAAGGTTCTTTTATTGCAATCAATTGTGCAGCAACGCCGGAGAGTTTACTTGAAAGTGAATGGTTTGGACATGCAAAAGGGGCATTTTCTGGCGCTGAGCGTAAAAAAAAAGGTTTAGTGGAAGAGGCAGATGGAGGCACTTTATTTTTAGATGAAATAGGTGATATGCCTTTGGCTTTACAGGCTAAATTATTACGTGTTTTAGAGACGCATAAATTTCGCCCTGTCGGCTCAGAGAAGGAAATAAGCTCTGATTTTCGTCTGGTTGCAGCCACCCATGTTAATTTGCGAAGTCGGGTTGAGTCAGGTGATTTTCGTCATGATTTATATTATCGGTTATATCAATATCCGTTACTTTTACCAACATTAAAAGAGCGTGCTGATGATATTTCAGAATTAGCATTGCACTTTGTTGATAAATTTAATGAGGATCATAAAACGAATATTAGAGGCATTTGTTACAGCGCGCTAGATCATCTATGCAGTTACAGTTTTCCTGGCAATGTTCGTGAATTACGTCATTTGATAGAGTTTGCTTGTGCACAAACGGCTAATGGTGAAGAGGTTGGAATTGAAAGTTTTGATGATCGAGCGCTTATATTAGGCCTTGAGACTGACATAAGTATGACGGCTGTTGATGAGGTGAAAAAGAAGAAAAAACAGATTATTGATATTCGAAATTTAAAATTAGCATTACAAAATTATGAAAGAGAGATCATTCGTTCTCGTTTGCTGCAATTTAGTGGTGATCGAACAAAAGCTGCGGAGAGTTTAGGTTTACCTAAAAGAACTTTGGCAGGTAAATGCTTAAAATTTAAATTAAAGGTTAAATGA
- the icmH gene encoding type IVB secretion system protein IcmH/DotU encodes MADVLFDEPTSLESYNNLLFDEVSKIDADQDYWFKLRGDNINPLIDAATPLMGMALRVRGLSTCDNVYDIYKQAVEEVKAIEVELKEAGYERAVIISYRYVLCSFIDEAVMNTAWGADSIWIENSLLSRFHNETWGGEKVFIILNRLEGEPTRYKELLEFIFLSFCLGFEGQYRVMSNGRDEYDKVVANLYAILRRIQENEPEELTHATKHVITTKYNISRQIPLPIVFSGFLVTCVVIFIGYSLLLHTKSTDVLEQLNQILQ; translated from the coding sequence ATGGCAGATGTATTATTTGATGAACCGACCTCATTGGAGAGTTATAACAATTTGCTTTTTGATGAAGTCAGTAAAATAGACGCAGATCAAGACTATTGGTTTAAGTTGCGTGGTGACAATATTAACCCTTTAATTGATGCAGCTACGCCTTTGATGGGTATGGCGTTACGCGTAAGAGGATTATCAACTTGTGACAATGTTTATGATATTTACAAGCAAGCCGTTGAAGAAGTAAAGGCGATTGAAGTTGAGTTAAAAGAGGCGGGTTATGAGCGTGCAGTGATAATTTCTTACCGTTATGTTCTGTGTTCATTTATAGATGAAGCAGTGATGAATACAGCATGGGGCGCCGATAGTATTTGGATTGAAAACTCATTACTTAGCCGTTTTCACAATGAAACGTGGGGCGGAGAGAAAGTATTCATTATTTTGAATCGTCTCGAAGGGGAACCTACGCGTTATAAGGAGCTTTTAGAGTTTATATTCTTATCTTTTTGTCTTGGTTTTGAAGGTCAATACCGAGTAATGAGTAACGGGCGAGATGAGTATGACAAAGTGGTTGCGAATTTATATGCAATATTACGTCGCATACAAGAAAACGAACCGGAAGAGCTGACGCATGCAACAAAACATGTGATAACGACAAAATATAATATAAGTCGTCAAATACCTTTACCGATAGTGTTTTCCGGGTTTTTAGTGACTTGCGTGGTTATTTTTATAGGCTATTCGTTGTTATTACACACTAAATCAACGGATGTATTAGAGCAACTAAATCAAATACTACAATAA
- the tssM gene encoding type VI secretion system membrane subunit TssM, giving the protein MWNKLKTILMKVVPGLRAAMPILLVIIFILLNIAIWWAGPKLVISGDNPLQSVLARSITTIIFLLFCMTAWGILQWRRLQRYHEEKDLEALHKNDPIKHYEERQEIELNQVMLAMKESMNKRNYLYALPWYLVLGLENAGKTSLINRSGQNFVFSSVLRASGNKSENPYSFDWWISDDAVLIDPDGELLTQGNMDDSEEGEVERRLWLHFIQWLEKIRSRRPLNGVVLALDIENLSTARTTERLAYSSLLRARLRELMEKLSTRLPVYITLTKLDLLYGFEPFFRQYTRAQREQILGFTFTMDSVKDQDSWLGEFDENYSSFITRINDCLPRSLLSSIDAEERRAIYSFSRQMAGMHDVLKQFLHEVLGSDQFSTSALVRGVYFLSVYQQGVPSNAFVDAASRRYSLPSSINSAQDAKNSTPYFTQKLFSEVIYAEAGLASDNFRAAKHKRRLLMLSVVACSIASLLLIGSWHEYYKKNIAQANAVLVQVNNYKKEYALDLLTTDSRDILVPLNTIRKATLEFGFFRDKSRFISDMGLYQGHIIGPKVEETYLNLLRNSYLPILMQQVMKNLSIAQSDDNKLTLLRVYRMLTDKSGRNDKLVEDYFMHVWQKSYPRQRQTQEMLLLHLDYAMQHTDLQGARQQGDKDALYVLQPYDSLVAKNQRALSVLPIAERVYRNLKKEAISVLGAPLDLRNNIGPVFNLVFEQRMENHAHYLIPDFLTKDGFDRYFMPKSDLVSELALLDNWVLGKSKSAEFSEADKKVLRDKIRAQYVADYTDTWRVAINNINVKYFADINGAVLVLDNITGNKQPFMRLLQTLKTNTRLFPTLPENAKERLELMKLPKYKVATMIDSKFSQLNALLETQDTQPVYMDEVINAVDQLLSYLKSIQNAPDMGKAALAATQARVDLSNADPIYVLQRIASGLPKPLDSMIKKLADESWYVVKQEAIKYLEVRWIDDVYKEYQEKLASRYPFDAQSKKDVSLQDFEQFFAPNGTLNEFYNKQLKIFMDESLAKSESNSGHSLIRQEVLDQLQQAKKIQQAFFNRKGILNVEFSLEPIELSANKRRSVINVDGQYVEYSHGPRKSVELLWPNTLRASATSKVTLVPSAPNRSPRSIKIQGPWAFFRLLDKGQVISASATSVDYKFKIDGGYARYRLHSEADNNPFTTSLFKSFKLSNTLY; this is encoded by the coding sequence ATGTGGAATAAATTAAAAACAATATTAATGAAGGTAGTCCCAGGATTACGAGCAGCAATGCCTATTTTACTTGTTATAATTTTCATTTTACTCAATATTGCGATTTGGTGGGCGGGGCCGAAGCTAGTGATTTCAGGAGATAATCCTTTGCAGTCGGTGCTTGCGAGATCAATAACAACTATTATTTTTTTACTCTTTTGTATGACCGCTTGGGGCATATTGCAATGGCGCCGTTTACAACGCTATCATGAAGAAAAAGATCTTGAGGCGTTGCATAAAAATGATCCTATTAAACATTATGAAGAGCGCCAAGAAATAGAGTTAAATCAAGTCATGCTAGCAATGAAAGAAAGCATGAACAAGCGTAATTATTTATATGCATTGCCTTGGTACTTGGTTTTAGGATTAGAAAATGCAGGAAAAACAAGTTTAATCAATCGTTCGGGGCAAAATTTTGTTTTTTCTTCTGTACTTCGAGCATCGGGTAATAAAAGTGAGAATCCTTATTCATTTGATTGGTGGATAAGTGATGACGCTGTATTAATTGATCCCGATGGGGAGTTACTAACTCAAGGTAACATGGATGATTCTGAAGAGGGTGAAGTTGAGCGACGTTTGTGGTTGCATTTTATACAGTGGTTAGAAAAAATACGCAGTCGTCGGCCTTTAAATGGGGTTGTTTTAGCGCTTGATATAGAGAACTTGTCGACAGCACGCACCACAGAGCGACTCGCTTATTCTAGTTTGTTACGTGCGCGTTTACGTGAATTAATGGAGAAGTTATCAACGCGTCTTCCTGTTTATATTACGCTAACGAAGTTAGATTTGTTATATGGTTTTGAACCTTTTTTCAGGCAATATACGCGCGCTCAACGTGAACAGATATTAGGTTTTACTTTTACGATGGATTCGGTTAAAGATCAAGATAGTTGGTTAGGTGAATTTGATGAAAATTATTCATCATTTATAACCCGCATTAATGATTGTTTACCTCGTTCGTTATTAAGCTCTATTGATGCAGAAGAGCGTCGTGCTATTTATAGTTTTTCTCGGCAGATGGCCGGAATGCACGATGTATTAAAGCAATTTTTACATGAAGTTTTAGGCAGTGATCAGTTTTCAACTTCAGCGCTTGTGCGTGGGGTATATTTTTTATCGGTTTATCAACAAGGGGTTCCGAGTAATGCCTTTGTTGATGCGGCTTCGCGTCGTTATAGTCTTCCATCTTCTATCAATAGTGCTCAAGACGCAAAAAATTCAACACCTTATTTTACGCAAAAACTCTTTAGTGAGGTCATTTATGCCGAGGCGGGTTTAGCATCAGATAACTTTCGAGCAGCCAAACATAAACGTCGTTTACTTATGCTGTCAGTAGTTGCATGCAGTATTGCATCTTTGTTATTGATTGGCTCTTGGCATGAGTACTATAAAAAGAACATAGCGCAAGCGAATGCGGTATTAGTGCAGGTAAATAATTACAAAAAAGAATATGCACTAGATCTATTGACAACGGATAGTCGCGATATTTTGGTGCCATTAAATACCATTCGTAAAGCAACATTAGAGTTTGGTTTTTTTCGTGATAAGTCGCGATTTATATCAGATATGGGTTTATATCAAGGTCACATTATCGGGCCTAAAGTGGAAGAAACGTACCTTAACTTATTAAGAAACAGTTACTTGCCGATACTAATGCAACAAGTAATGAAGAATTTGTCAATCGCTCAAAGCGACGATAACAAGTTAACCTTATTACGTGTATATCGTATGTTAACGGATAAAAGTGGGCGTAATGATAAATTAGTCGAAGATTATTTTATGCATGTGTGGCAAAAATCTTACCCTAGGCAGCGTCAAACCCAAGAGATGTTATTACTGCATTTAGATTATGCGATGCAACATACCGACTTACAAGGTGCCAGACAACAAGGAGATAAGGATGCTTTATATGTATTGCAACCATACGATAGTTTAGTGGCAAAAAATCAACGTGCATTGAGTGTATTACCAATAGCAGAGCGTGTTTATCGTAATTTGAAAAAAGAAGCGATTAGCGTACTCGGTGCTCCATTAGATTTACGCAATAATATTGGCCCTGTGTTTAATTTGGTTTTTGAACAACGTATGGAGAATCACGCGCATTACTTGATCCCTGATTTTTTAACTAAAGATGGTTTTGATCGTTATTTTATGCCCAAATCAGATTTGGTATCTGAATTGGCATTATTAGATAATTGGGTATTAGGAAAAAGTAAATCAGCAGAGTTTAGTGAGGCCGATAAAAAGGTCTTACGCGATAAAATTCGCGCTCAGTATGTGGCGGATTATACTGATACTTGGCGAGTTGCTATCAACAATATTAATGTGAAGTATTTTGCTGATATTAATGGTGCGGTGTTGGTATTAGATAACATTACGGGCAATAAACAACCGTTTATGCGCTTATTACAAACATTAAAGACGAATACACGTTTATTTCCAACATTACCAGAAAATGCCAAAGAAAGGCTTGAACTGATGAAATTGCCAAAATATAAAGTGGCAACAATGATTGATAGCAAATTTTCACAATTGAACGCGTTATTAGAGACTCAAGATACTCAACCGGTATACATGGACGAGGTGATTAATGCGGTAGATCAATTATTATCTTATTTAAAATCTATCCAAAATGCCCCAGACATGGGTAAAGCTGCGTTAGCTGCGACACAAGCTCGAGTTGATTTGAGTAATGCTGATCCTATTTATGTATTACAACGCATCGCATCAGGTTTACCTAAACCACTCGATTCTATGATTAAAAAATTAGCAGATGAAAGTTGGTATGTTGTAAAACAAGAAGCGATAAAATATTTAGAGGTACGTTGGATAGATGATGTTTATAAAGAATATCAAGAAAAACTAGCGTCTCGTTATCCTTTTGATGCGCAATCTAAGAAAGACGTATCATTGCAAGACTTTGAACAATTTTTTGCGCCTAATGGCACGTTAAATGAGTTTTATAATAAGCAATTAAAAATATTTATGGATGAAAGTTTAGCGAAAAGTGAGAGTAATTCAGGGCATTCATTAATTAGACAAGAGGTTTTAGATCAATTGCAACAAGCGAAAAAGATCCAACAAGCATTTTTCAATCGCAAAGGGATTTTGAATGTAGAGTTTTCACTTGAGCCCATTGAGCTAAGTGCGAATAAACGTCGCAGTGTGATCAATGTCGATGGGCAATATGTTGAATATAGTCATGGGCCACGAAAATCTGTTGAATTACTGTGGCCTAATACCTTACGAGCATCTGCGACAAGTAAAGTGACTTTAGTACCATCAGCTCCAAATAGATCACCACGAAGTATCAAAATACAAGGGCCGTGGGCATTTTTCCGCTTATTAGATAAAGGGCAGGTAATAAGCGCAAGTGCAACGAGTGTTGACTATAAATTTAAAATTGATGGGGGTTATGCTCGTTATCGTTTACATAGTGAAGCGGATAATAATCCATTTACGACATCATTATTTAAATCATTTAAGTTATCTAATACACTGTATTAA
- the tssA gene encoding type VI secretion system protein TssA, with the protein MNMKNYRERIKKPIRAKCAVGERLLDDPLLDFVETQMIKVGSLSHGEVQWDEIEKICMNLLENKTKDLKILTYLLQCMQYQASAERFTLSVYILIDFMTAFWETCYPAPGDRGALPRRKFFSQIAQRTFKSAQNLDAEMFAVDLKVELENAIEQWKEVVKTYSLPLTLVDDVQVLLTNKLSPLSVDTVLPGTSESSTLKAESENTASNLSAISKFKTDSSSDRATKQTLFKMADFLTELDNGSVYSLRLRRLATWLAVVSLPDADQHGQTQLMPLSIDRIQEYEDQLERGADLVLWRKVEKSLTLTPFWLDGHYLSFRIAMKLGEKDLATAIRDELLIFIGRLPTLLNMSFQGSVAFASQETQRWLNDVNNCNSLGTMPGLWDETLKKAFVLAEDGGVSVALAMLNEGLKEAKEPRDKFYWRMLSADVMHNYKLGALASAQYTTLKIQAQSFSVTDWEPSLIQRLENVTDIKA; encoded by the coding sequence ATGAACATGAAAAATTATCGTGAACGAATAAAAAAACCTATCCGAGCGAAATGCGCGGTGGGTGAGCGTCTGCTTGATGATCCGTTACTTGATTTTGTGGAAACACAGATGATAAAAGTGGGCTCTCTTTCACATGGTGAAGTGCAGTGGGATGAAATAGAGAAGATCTGTATGAATTTATTGGAGAATAAAACAAAAGATCTAAAAATATTAACATACTTACTACAATGTATGCAGTATCAAGCAAGCGCAGAGCGTTTCACGTTATCTGTGTATATATTAATTGATTTTATGACTGCCTTTTGGGAGACCTGCTATCCGGCTCCTGGTGATAGAGGGGCATTACCACGTCGTAAATTTTTTAGTCAAATAGCGCAAAGAACATTTAAATCTGCACAAAACTTAGATGCTGAAATGTTTGCTGTTGATTTAAAAGTCGAACTTGAAAATGCCATTGAGCAATGGAAAGAGGTAGTAAAAACATATTCATTACCGCTTACTTTAGTTGATGACGTACAAGTTTTATTAACGAATAAATTATCACCGCTTAGTGTGGATACCGTATTACCTGGAACGTCAGAGTCGAGTACTTTAAAGGCTGAGAGCGAAAATACGGCCTCGAATTTATCTGCTATTAGCAAGTTTAAAACTGACAGTAGTAGCGATCGTGCTACGAAACAAACGTTATTTAAAATGGCCGATTTTTTAACTGAGCTGGATAATGGCTCTGTTTACAGCTTACGTTTGCGTCGTTTAGCGACGTGGTTAGCGGTTGTTTCGCTACCTGATGCAGATCAACATGGGCAAACACAATTAATGCCGTTATCAATAGATCGTATTCAAGAGTATGAAGATCAATTAGAGCGAGGGGCAGATTTAGTTTTATGGCGTAAAGTAGAAAAAAGCTTGACGTTAACGCCATTTTGGCTCGATGGACATTATTTAAGTTTTCGAATAGCGATGAAATTAGGCGAAAAAGATTTAGCGACAGCTATAAGGGATGAGCTTTTAATTTTTATCGGGCGTCTACCCACTTTATTAAACATGTCTTTTCAAGGCTCAGTTGCATTTGCGAGTCAAGAAACGCAGCGCTGGCTCAATGATGTTAATAATTGTAACTCGTTAGGTACAATGCCGGGTTTATGGGATGAAACCTTAAAAAAAGCATTTGTATTGGCTGAAGATGGAGGTGTTTCTGTGGCATTAGCGATGTTAAATGAAGGTTTAAAAGAGGCTAAAGAGCCACGTGATAAATTTTATTGGCGAATGTTATCTGCCGATGTAATGCATAACTATAAATTAGGCGCGTTAGCGAGTGCACAATATACAACATTAAAAATTCAAGCCCAGTCATTTTCTGTTACTGATTGGGAACCGTCACTTATTCAGCGTCTTGAAAACGTGACTGACATTAAAGCGTAG